From a single Clostridia bacterium genomic region:
- a CDS encoding chemotaxis protein CheW yields the protein MSNRQLLIFKLNGDNYGVEITHIDSIVPTKEIVKVPNTPEYVEGLMSLRGKVYTVFNLRKRFELPNRDFDENTKIVIVNFNSVTVGFIVDEVNEITHIEEENIENTPQAISAMNRKYISGVAKMGDKLVIMLNLEEVLSLSGESVASKA from the coding sequence ATGTCAAATCGTCAGTTACTGATTTTCAAATTAAACGGGGATAATTACGGTGTTGAAATAACCCATATTGATTCTATTGTTCCCACAAAGGAGATCGTAAAAGTGCCTAATACGCCTGAATATGTAGAAGGACTTATGAGTCTCCGTGGTAAGGTGTACACGGTATTTAACCTTAGAAAGAGATTTGAGCTTCCTAACAGAGATTTTGATGAAAACACAAAAATCGTAATAGTAAATTTCAATTCAGTAACAGTAGGCTTTATTGTTGATGAAGTCAATGAGATTACCCACATAGAGGAAGAAAACATCGAAAATACCCCACAGGCAATATCGGCTATGAACAGAAAATATATCAGCGGTGTCGCAAAAATGGGTGACAAACTTGTCATAATGCTTAATCTTGAAGAAGTACTTTCATTAAGCGGCGAAAGTGTTGCATCAAAAGCATAG
- a CDS encoding aldo/keto reductase: protein MLYKEYGKTGKKISAIGFGGMRFIKDGDSYDYDRCAEVVRKANELGINYFDTAPYYNDDNSELIFGQAFANMPGQYYVSTKSGEKDGDKLRAQLETSLKRLGLSRINFFHIWCILTLDDYKSRMAKNGAYEAALKAKEEGLIEHIVFSTHCNGDEIEQIVKDGAFEGVTLGYNILNSPYRQQGLKAAYKHGLGVATMNPLSGGLIPQKSEYFDFIRDEDDKTVTEAALRFNASHKEITTVLAGMGSIQEVIENTNIGNRILEFSENKLKEIQEKLFASMDKLCTGCRYCEHCPQEIEISKFMIAYNQKMLGGVEDGLNWIKWHWSMTTDSSKSCVDCKICEGKCTQHLPIVERLKEISGW, encoded by the coding sequence ATGCTATATAAGGAATATGGTAAAACAGGTAAAAAGATTTCTGCTATAGGTTTTGGCGGTATGAGATTTATAAAGGATGGGGATTCGTACGATTATGACAGGTGTGCAGAAGTAGTAAGAAAAGCAAACGAACTTGGAATAAACTATTTTGATACGGCTCCATATTATAATGATGACAATAGTGAGCTTATATTCGGGCAGGCTTTCGCAAATATGCCGGGACAGTACTACGTATCTACCAAGAGCGGTGAAAAAGACGGAGACAAGCTCCGTGCCCAGCTTGAAACCTCTCTCAAGAGACTAGGACTTTCCAGGATCAACTTCTTTCATATCTGGTGTATACTCACACTGGATGACTATAAAAGCAGGATGGCTAAAAACGGGGCTTATGAGGCAGCACTGAAGGCAAAAGAGGAAGGTCTTATTGAGCATATAGTGTTTTCTACCCACTGTAATGGAGATGAAATAGAACAGATTGTAAAAGATGGGGCTTTTGAGGGCGTTACACTCGGATATAACATTCTGAATTCACCTTACAGGCAGCAGGGTTTAAAAGCCGCTTACAAACACGGCTTGGGTGTGGCAACCATGAATCCCTTAAGTGGAGGCCTTATACCCCAAAAGTCAGAATATTTTGATTTTATAAGAGATGAGGATGATAAAACTGTAACAGAGGCAGCCCTGCGTTTTAACGCTTCCCATAAAGAGATAACTACTGTACTAGCAGGGATGGGGTCTATTCAGGAAGTTATTGAAAATACAAATATAGGAAATAGAATTCTGGAATTCTCAGAAAACAAACTGAAGGAAATACAGGAAAAACTATTCGCCTCTATGGACAAGCTTTGTACCGGATGTAGATACTGCGAACACTGCCCGCAGGAAATCGAGATTTCAAAATTCATGATTGCTTATAATCAGAAAATGCTTGGAGGAGTCGAGGACGGGCTTAACTGGATAAAATGGCATTGGAGTATGACTACCGACAGCAGCAAGTCATGTGTGGATTGCAAGATATGTGAGGGCAAATGTACTCAGCACCTCCCGATAGTTGAAAGACTTAAGGAGATTTCAGGATGGTAG
- the argJ gene encoding bifunctional glutamate N-acetyltransferase/amino-acid acetyltransferase ArgJ — protein sequence MQIIEGGVTSPKGFTASGVACGLKKNGKKDLAVVCSEGTAAASGVFTTNVVKGHSLLVTMEHIKNGYAQAVVINSGNANACVGERGYKDAKEMAELAAQLLNCEPDDILVGSTGVIGSPLNMPAVRSGIRGAIAGLSPDGGHDAEEAIMTTDIVPKEIAVELEIQGENIRIGGMAKGSGMIHPNMATMIGIITTDINISRGLLDKALKETVKHTFNRVSVDGDTSVCDMVVMLANGEADNSGIVKEDAEYEKFLSALNLVCTTLARMIAKDGEGATKLVEITINGAGNEADAYKAVCAIAKSPLVKTAIFGEDANWGRIITAVGYSGADFDPNLVDIFLADLMVCRNGTALEFDEEKAKKILKANEIKITVNLKRGNFSDRMWTCDFSYDYVKINGSYRS from the coding sequence ATGCAGATAATAGAAGGTGGAGTTACTTCTCCAAAAGGTTTTACAGCATCAGGTGTAGCGTGCGGACTTAAGAAGAATGGTAAGAAAGATCTTGCGGTTGTATGCTCTGAAGGTACGGCAGCAGCTTCTGGTGTTTTTACTACAAATGTGGTTAAAGGGCATTCGCTATTGGTTACAATGGAACATATAAAAAACGGATATGCCCAGGCAGTGGTTATAAACAGTGGTAATGCAAATGCATGTGTGGGCGAACGAGGCTATAAGGATGCAAAGGAAATGGCAGAGCTTGCCGCACAGTTGTTAAACTGTGAGCCTGATGATATCCTTGTCGGTTCTACAGGCGTAATAGGCTCGCCGCTAAACATGCCCGCAGTGCGTTCAGGCATACGCGGCGCCATTGCAGGATTGAGTCCAGATGGCGGACATGATGCAGAAGAGGCAATAATGACAACGGATATTGTACCTAAGGAAATAGCCGTGGAGCTTGAGATACAGGGCGAAAATATACGTATAGGCGGTATGGCTAAGGGCTCGGGTATGATTCATCCGAATATGGCAACTATGATCGGGATAATTACCACCGACATCAATATTTCCCGCGGATTGCTCGATAAAGCACTGAAGGAAACTGTAAAGCACACTTTTAACAGAGTATCTGTAGATGGTGATACCAGTGTCTGCGATATGGTTGTAATGCTGGCTAACGGGGAAGCAGACAACTCAGGCATTGTAAAAGAAGACGCTGAGTATGAAAAATTTCTTTCGGCACTGAATCTTGTATGTACTACACTGGCAAGAATGATTGCCAAAGATGGCGAAGGTGCTACAAAACTTGTTGAAATCACCATAAACGGAGCCGGCAATGAAGCCGACGCCTACAAAGCAGTATGTGCGATAGCCAAATCTCCCCTTGTAAAAACAGCAATATTCGGAGAGGATGCAAACTGGGGCAGGATTATTACGGCAGTAGGATACTCGGGTGCAGACTTTGATCCGAATTTGGTAGATATTTTCCTTGCAGACCTTATGGTATGCAGAAATGGAACAGCTCTCGAGTTCGATGAAGAAAAAGCTAAAAAAATACTAAAGGCAAATGAGATAAAAATAACAGTTAATCTGAAAAGAGGTAATTTTTCGGATAGAATGTGGACCTGTGATTTCTCATATGACTATGTGAAAATAAACGGAAGCTATAGATCCTGA
- a CDS encoding valine--tRNA ligase — translation MDEQRNIAKTYDPKQVEDRLYKEWTDKRYFHAEADESKEPFTIVIPPPNITGQLHMGHALDNTLQDILIRWKRMQGYATLWLPGTDHASIATEAKIVDAMAKEGLTKEMIGREKYLERAWEWKKHYGGRIVEQLKKLGSSCDWERERFTMDEGLSKAVIEVFIKLYNDGLIYKGERITNWCPNCNTSISDIEVEYEEKEGSFWHIRYPVKGSAEYLVVATTRPETMLGDTALAVHPEDERYKHLVGKTVILPLMNREIPIIADEYVEKEFGTGVVKITPAHDPNDFEVGLRHNLPQVRVMDDKGKMNENSRQYQGMDRYEARKQIINDLKNLDLLVKIEPHKHNVGTCQRCKTVVEPLISKQWYVKMKPLAEPAIEVVKNGTIKFVPERFSKIYFNWMENIQDWCISRQLWWGHRIPAYYCQDCGYMEVGHDMPDKCSKCGSTKFEQDPDTLDTWFSSALWPFSTLGWPDMTEDLKYFYPTNVLVTGYDIIFFWVARMIFSGMEHMGKEPFKYVFIHGLVRDAQGRKMSKSLGNGIDPLEIIDQYGTDALRFALSAGNSPGNDIRFSTEKIESSRNFANKIWNASRFVLMNFDENLDFTKVDAGKFTVADKWILSRINTLAKEVTENMEKFELGIALQKIYEFIWEEFCDWYIELVKPRLYDRESDSRLEAQYVLNYVLGNAMKLLHPYMPFITEEIYTHLINDDASIMISRWPEYRADYDYPEAEKKMTLIMQAIRNIRNIRAEMNVPPSRRAKVIFVTAGKEEEQTFTEGKSFFERLSSASEIAVQSSKEGIPQDAVASVIAGAEIFIPLEDLIDVEKEIDRLEKEKTNLGKELERVNNKLNNEGFVAKAPAKVIEEEKEKKIRYQEMYDKVSERLNGLKK, via the coding sequence ATGGACGAACAGAGAAATATAGCAAAAACTTATGACCCTAAGCAGGTAGAAGACAGATTGTATAAGGAATGGACAGATAAGAGGTATTTTCACGCTGAAGCGGATGAAAGTAAAGAGCCTTTTACCATAGTCATACCACCGCCGAATATTACCGGGCAGCTTCATATGGGTCATGCCTTGGACAACACGCTGCAGGATATACTGATAAGATGGAAGAGGATGCAGGGGTATGCTACTCTGTGGCTTCCGGGAACAGACCATGCCAGTATCGCAACTGAGGCTAAAATAGTAGATGCAATGGCAAAAGAAGGTCTTACCAAGGAAATGATAGGCAGAGAGAAGTATCTGGAAAGGGCATGGGAATGGAAAAAGCACTATGGAGGCAGGATAGTGGAGCAGCTTAAGAAGCTGGGAAGCTCATGCGACTGGGAACGTGAGAGATTCACAATGGATGAAGGCTTGTCCAAAGCCGTTATTGAAGTATTTATCAAGCTGTACAACGACGGCCTTATTTATAAGGGAGAAAGAATCACCAACTGGTGCCCGAACTGCAATACTTCGATTTCTGATATAGAAGTTGAGTATGAAGAAAAGGAAGGCAGCTTCTGGCATATCAGATACCCGGTAAAAGGCAGCGCAGAGTACCTTGTGGTAGCTACTACAAGACCAGAGACGATGCTCGGGGATACTGCCCTGGCAGTGCATCCTGAAGATGAAAGGTATAAACACCTGGTAGGGAAAACAGTCATTCTTCCGCTGATGAACAGGGAGATACCTATAATTGCAGATGAATATGTCGAAAAGGAATTCGGAACGGGAGTTGTAAAAATCACCCCTGCCCATGACCCGAATGACTTCGAAGTCGGATTGAGACACAACCTGCCCCAGGTAAGGGTAATGGATGATAAGGGAAAAATGAATGAAAATTCCAGGCAGTATCAGGGTATGGACAGATACGAAGCAAGGAAGCAGATTATAAACGACCTGAAAAACCTTGACCTCCTGGTAAAGATTGAACCTCACAAGCACAATGTAGGTACATGCCAGAGGTGTAAGACGGTTGTCGAGCCGCTTATTTCAAAGCAGTGGTACGTAAAGATGAAGCCTCTTGCCGAACCTGCAATAGAAGTAGTTAAAAACGGAACTATAAAATTTGTACCAGAAAGATTTTCAAAAATATATTTCAACTGGATGGAGAATATCCAGGATTGGTGCATATCAAGGCAATTGTGGTGGGGACACAGGATTCCTGCGTATTACTGCCAGGACTGCGGATACATGGAAGTTGGGCATGATATGCCGGATAAGTGCTCAAAGTGCGGGAGTACAAAATTTGAACAAGACCCCGATACACTGGATACATGGTTCAGTTCTGCTCTCTGGCCCTTTTCAACCCTCGGATGGCCTGATATGACTGAAGATCTGAAGTACTTCTATCCGACAAATGTGCTTGTTACAGGCTATGACATTATCTTCTTCTGGGTGGCAAGAATGATATTTTCCGGAATGGAGCATATGGGTAAAGAGCCGTTTAAATACGTATTCATACACGGACTTGTAAGAGATGCCCAGGGCAGAAAGATGAGCAAGTCACTCGGAAACGGTATAGATCCACTTGAGATAATAGACCAGTATGGTACCGATGCACTAAGGTTTGCACTCAGTGCGGGCAATTCACCGGGAAATGACATAAGGTTCTCTACTGAGAAGATAGAGTCCAGCAGAAACTTTGCAAACAAGATATGGAATGCTTCCAGATTTGTATTGATGAATTTTGATGAGAATCTTGATTTTACAAAAGTTGATGCCGGTAAGTTTACCGTTGCGGACAAATGGATACTGAGCAGGATAAACACCCTGGCTAAGGAAGTAACCGAGAATATGGAAAAATTTGAGCTCGGTATAGCGCTTCAGAAGATATATGAGTTCATCTGGGAAGAGTTCTGCGACTGGTATATAGAACTGGTAAAACCAAGGCTGTATGACAGGGAAAGCGACAGCAGGCTTGAAGCCCAGTATGTCCTGAATTATGTACTCGGCAATGCTATGAAGCTTTTGCACCCTTATATGCCGTTCATCACTGAGGAGATATACACCCACCTTATTAATGATGATGCCAGCATAATGATATCAAGATGGCCGGAATACAGAGCTGATTATGATTATCCTGAAGCGGAAAAGAAGATGACGCTTATAATGCAGGCAATACGAAATATAAGAAATATAAGGGCTGAAATGAATGTTCCGCCTTCAAGGCGTGCTAAGGTGATATTTGTAACAGCGGGAAAAGAGGAAGAACAGACATTCACTGAAGGAAAGAGCTTCTTTGAAAGACTATCCAGTGCTTCGGAAATTGCCGTTCAATCCTCTAAGGAGGGTATTCCGCAGGATGCGGTGGCATCGGTTATTGCAGGCGCAGAAATATTCATACCTCTTGAGGATCTTATAGATGTAGAAAAGGAAATAGACAGACTCGAGAAGGAAAAGACGAATCTGGGAAAAGAGCTTGAAAGAGTTAATAACAAGCTGAATAATGAAGGATTTGTAGCAAAAGCTCCTGCAAAGGTTATCGAAGAAGAGAAGGAAAAGAAAATCAGGTATCAGGAGATGTATGATAAAGTCTCAGAGAGATTGAACGGATTAAAGAAGTAA
- a CDS encoding phytanoyl-CoA dioxygenase, with the protein MEYKEELRNITGILLEEEDHYGKMKKAVDDLYRLFQTVSGLEENNEKIREDIFLPSGKAIGSFWAAACIKELVRTKRYLRGVYKGIKQAQTQFPGRQIHILYAGTGPFAALAVPLTTVFASSEIKFTLLEINTESIRCLKRVIKSLQLEDYIYEIVQCDAAEYRVNRDRPVHMIITETMQNALKKEPQVAITMNLAPQMEEGGILVPECVFVSAALLDLKMDMDRIVGMTGDEEQYFHSLGEIFQLDKDIATRCTDEDMQTDGNRSFPWVEVDIPEGVESRFSQLCLFTAIRVFGGEELKYRECSLTMPLKLFDRDRAADKVAFRYVLGDNPGFEYRVCPLPWKCTHQDKVNFISATNTGT; encoded by the coding sequence ATGGAATATAAAGAAGAATTAAGGAACATAACAGGGATTTTACTTGAAGAAGAGGACCATTACGGGAAAATGAAAAAGGCTGTAGATGATTTGTACAGGTTATTCCAGACTGTATCGGGTCTTGAGGAGAACAATGAAAAAATCAGGGAGGATATATTCCTGCCAAGCGGTAAGGCAATAGGGTCTTTTTGGGCAGCCGCATGCATAAAGGAACTGGTAAGGACAAAGAGGTATTTAAGAGGTGTATATAAAGGTATAAAGCAGGCGCAGACACAATTTCCCGGAAGGCAGATACATATCCTGTATGCCGGAACAGGCCCTTTTGCTGCATTGGCTGTACCGTTGACGACCGTATTTGCTAGCTCTGAAATAAAATTCACTCTTCTGGAGATAAATACTGAAAGCATAAGATGCTTGAAGAGAGTTATAAAGTCCCTTCAACTGGAGGACTACATTTATGAAATAGTTCAGTGCGATGCCGCGGAATACAGGGTAAACAGAGACAGACCGGTTCATATGATAATAACGGAAACCATGCAGAATGCGTTGAAAAAAGAGCCCCAGGTAGCCATAACCATGAATCTGGCTCCCCAGATGGAAGAGGGTGGGATTCTGGTACCTGAATGTGTATTTGTGAGTGCTGCACTGCTTGACCTCAAGATGGACATGGATAGGATAGTAGGAATGACGGGAGATGAAGAGCAATATTTCCACTCTCTCGGAGAAATTTTCCAGTTGGATAAAGACATTGCGACACGGTGTACGGATGAAGATATGCAAACCGATGGAAACCGGTCTTTTCCCTGGGTTGAGGTTGACATTCCGGAGGGTGTGGAAAGCAGATTTAGTCAATTGTGCCTGTTTACAGCTATAAGGGTTTTCGGTGGAGAAGAGTTGAAATACAGGGAGTGTTCGCTGACTATGCCTCTAAAGCTGTTTGACAGGGACCGGGCTGCAGATAAGGTGGCCTTCAGGTATGTCTTGGGCGATAATCCAGGGTTTGAGTACAGGGTTTGTCCGCTGCCGTGGAAATGTACTCATCAGGACAAAGTGAACTTTATTTCAGCAACAAACACGGGGACATGA
- a CDS encoding tail fiber protein, producing MEPILGQVQLFAFGFEPMGWILCDGRTLNIQQNSALYSLLGTTYGGNGSTTFGIPNLMNANPVPAAGSYYNCYYIAVEGIYPSRY from the coding sequence ATGGAACCTATTTTAGGACAGGTTCAATTGTTTGCTTTTGGTTTTGAACCGATGGGGTGGATATTATGTGACGGAAGAACGCTGAATATCCAACAGAACTCAGCACTATATTCGCTACTAGGAACTACTTACGGGGGAAATGGTTCTACTACCTTTGGAATACCTAATCTTATGAATGCAAATCCTGTTCCGGCTGCTGGCAGCTATTACAACTGCTATTACATCGCAGTGGAGGGTATATACCCCTCAAGGTATTGA
- a CDS encoding tail fiber protein translates to MDPFLGQIQLFAFNFEPIGWVQCKGQILNIAQNQALFALIGNIYGGNGTTTFALPNLQGAEPNPNTKYYIAVQGIFPPRN, encoded by the coding sequence ATGGATCCTTTTTTAGGTCAGATTCAGCTTTTTGCTTTTAATTTCGAACCGATAGGCTGGGTGCAGTGCAAGGGGCAGATACTGAACATAGCTCAGAATCAGGCGTTGTTTGCACTTATCGGCAACATATATGGTGGCAACGGTACTACTACCTTTGCGCTGCCAAACCTTCAGGGAGCTGAGCCTAATCCGAATACCAAGTACTATATAGCAGTACAGGGAATATTCCCGCCAAGAAATTAG
- a CDS encoding cadherin-like beta sandwich domain-containing protein, translated as MGNINIALNKPASSSSYLYPYAPQRAVDGSLATANRWLSVTLPAWMSVNLQGVYWIDKWTVANLGAANWPQNYNMNGYKLQSSMDNINWVDRDTVTGNASNSTTRTVAPFKASYVRLYVPGGQGIAANTNFASIAEFQVFQADPTSSYLSGLTISAGTLTPGFVKTTTAYTASVGFETSSITVTPTAEDSRATIKVNGAVVTSGQPSQAVNLNVGQNTITVQVTPYIGDPLNYTITVTRQDSVNLTNMVLKDTANNTIGISPAFTAGTTSYTANVEFGVASATVTPTAESSNAVITINGAVVQSGQASGVISLNAGATTAIPVLVTGYGGASKTYTIQVTRAIPDLYLSRVDLAFSGSRYSGSSSVTMNHTDLNYTANTSTKASSVTVTPYAEMNGVKINVNGQELNSEQASTPIALTGASTVLNLVVTYPNYTGSRNYTITVTRT; from the coding sequence ATGGGGAATATAAACATAGCCTTAAATAAGCCTGCCAGCTCCAGCAGCTATTTATACCCGTATGCACCGCAAAGAGCTGTTGACGGCTCACTGGCTACAGCAAACAGGTGGCTCAGTGTGACACTGCCGGCATGGATGTCTGTAAACTTACAGGGAGTATACTGGATAGATAAGTGGACCGTAGCAAACCTGGGAGCGGCAAACTGGCCTCAAAACTACAATATGAACGGCTACAAGCTTCAATCCAGCATGGATAACATCAACTGGGTTGACAGGGATACTGTAACAGGAAATGCATCAAATTCTACAACACGCACAGTAGCACCATTCAAGGCATCATATGTACGCCTTTATGTTCCTGGGGGGCAGGGTATAGCTGCAAATACTAATTTTGCATCAATAGCAGAGTTTCAGGTATTTCAGGCAGACCCGACCAGCAGCTACCTTTCGGGACTTACAATAAGTGCGGGAACTCTCACCCCGGGGTTTGTGAAAACTACAACTGCGTATACTGCAAGTGTAGGATTTGAAACTTCAAGTATAACCGTGACTCCGACTGCTGAAGACAGCAGAGCGACTATTAAAGTGAACGGAGCGGTCGTAACCAGCGGCCAGCCGTCACAAGCAGTAAACCTGAACGTAGGACAGAATACAATTACGGTGCAGGTGACACCATACATAGGTGATCCACTTAACTATACAATCACTGTGACAAGGCAGGATAGTGTAAACCTTACAAATATGGTACTAAAAGATACAGCTAATAATACGATTGGGATAAGTCCTGCATTTACGGCAGGGACAACATCATATACGGCAAATGTCGAATTTGGTGTAGCAAGTGCTACCGTCACTCCTACAGCGGAAAGCAGTAATGCAGTAATAACGATAAACGGGGCTGTGGTGCAGAGCGGACAGGCATCGGGAGTGATAAGTTTGAATGCAGGAGCTACAACAGCTATACCTGTTCTAGTTACGGGCTATGGAGGCGCTTCAAAAACTTACACAATACAAGTTACCAGAGCAATACCGGACTTATATCTGTCCAGAGTCGATCTGGCTTTTAGCGGAAGTAGGTATTCGGGCAGTAGTAGTGTTACTATGAATCACACTGATTTGAATTATACAGCAAATACTTCTACAAAAGCATCCAGTGTAACCGTTACTCCATATGCAGAAATGAATGGGGTGAAGATAAACGTTAACGGTCAGGAACTGAACAGCGAACAGGCATCTACTCCTATAGCGTTAACCGGAGCAAGCACTGTGCTTAATTTAGTAGTAACCTATCCGAACTACACAGGCAGCAGAAATTACACAATTACAGTAACCAGGACATAA